A single window of Archangium gephyra DNA harbors:
- the ftsE gene encoding cell division ATP-binding protein FtsE, which yields MIQMFHVYKAYPGDPPVLSDINLHVQKGEFVFLTGPSGAGKTTLMKLIFCGEKATKGQILVGGRNIARIRESAVPYLRRNIGVVFQDFKLLPHRTVEDNVAFALDVLGVPRAVARERVQRMLKLVGLQHKASSMPLKLSGGEQQRVVIARALVNDPTILLADEPTGNLDPALTLEIMDLLMDVNARGTTVMVATHDHSLITRYQKRTLRLENGFIVSDEDGIKAARRMAAG from the coding sequence ATGATCCAGATGTTCCACGTCTACAAGGCGTATCCAGGCGATCCGCCCGTCCTCTCGGACATCAACCTTCACGTGCAGAAGGGCGAGTTCGTCTTCCTCACCGGGCCCTCGGGCGCCGGGAAGACGACGCTCATGAAGCTCATCTTCTGCGGCGAGAAGGCCACCAAGGGGCAGATCCTCGTGGGCGGCCGCAACATCGCGCGCATCCGCGAGTCGGCCGTCCCCTACTTGCGGCGCAACATCGGAGTCGTCTTCCAGGACTTCAAACTCCTCCCGCACCGCACCGTCGAGGACAACGTCGCCTTCGCCCTGGACGTCCTCGGCGTCCCCCGCGCCGTGGCCCGCGAGCGCGTGCAGCGCATGCTCAAGCTCGTGGGCCTGCAGCACAAGGCGAGCTCCATGCCCCTCAAGCTCTCCGGTGGTGAGCAGCAGCGCGTCGTCATCGCCCGGGCGCTCGTCAATGACCCGACCATCCTCCTGGCCGACGAGCCCACCGGCAACCTGGACCCGGCGCTCACCCTGGAGATCATGGACCTCCTGATGGATGTGAACGCGCGCGGCACCACGGTCATGGTGGCCACCCACGACCACAGCCTCATCACCCGCTACCAGAAGCGCACCCTCCGTCTGGAGAACGGCTTCATCGTGTCGGACGAGGACGGCATCAAGGCCGCCCGGCGGATGGCGGCGGGATGA
- a CDS encoding pentapeptide repeat-containing protein, translating into MWPGNIFFENREIDDERVELAGATDQVVYFGPNLTLRRCTVVVRVPGSRLIVRQPRLMDCTIEFKQEQRNHRGWVSAALKGCRIKGRLTGCDFGPFPGYSTGGEHGQVEDCDFSEARLDGCRFHGCDMRTVRLPRWPCFTIIDPLGNAAALGRLNWPGRFGQVIINPLVKDPPSTVAETWHAPSVMKGLDATPDDLRSVLEGLDCIVM; encoded by the coding sequence ATGTGGCCAGGCAATATCTTTTTCGAGAACCGCGAGATTGATGACGAACGGGTGGAACTGGCCGGCGCGACGGACCAGGTCGTCTACTTCGGACCGAATCTGACGTTGCGCCGCTGCACAGTGGTCGTGCGCGTGCCAGGCAGTCGGCTGATTGTCCGCCAGCCGCGCCTCATGGACTGCACCATCGAGTTCAAGCAGGAGCAGAGGAATCATCGAGGCTGGGTGAGTGCGGCCCTCAAGGGTTGCCGGATCAAAGGGCGCCTGACCGGGTGCGACTTCGGGCCATTTCCGGGCTACAGCACCGGGGGCGAGCACGGTCAGGTCGAGGACTGTGACTTCTCCGAGGCCCGGCTCGACGGCTGCCGTTTTCATGGCTGCGACATGCGGACGGTTCGGCTGCCGCGCTGGCCGTGCTTCACGATCATCGACCCGCTTGGGAACGCGGCTGCGTTGGGTCGGCTGAACTGGCCGGGCCGATTCGGACAGGTCATCATCAACCCCCTGGTCAAGGATCCTCCCTCCACAGTGGCGGAGACATGGCACGCTCCTTCGGTCATGAAGGGCCTGGATGCGACCCCGGATGACCTTCGGAGTGTCCTCGAGGGGCTCGACTGCATTGTCATGTGA